TACAGGAGAAGTGCAAGGATGCTGGGCATTTCCCCCTCGTGGAAGCTTGGTTTTACAGTTAATCTTCTAGTTGGTTCATTTATCCCGCAACGAACGCATCAAAACCTGTGCCATCATATCATCTTCATCAGCATCATAATCCTACAAACAAAGGGTACAGAAATTCTTTTACTGCAATAGCCACGCTGGTTAATAGAACACcaaataagaacagaaaacaagctgTATTTTCCTTTGACTTGCCATTAATCCAATTTCTCTCATGATATCATCTGCATGGATGAGATTTCACAGTAGCAGCTATGTAAAAAAAGCTGGGTTTTAAGAGTCATCAGGTTGTATTCCAAGGGTGAGGAAACACATACCACAAAAGTATCATAAGAAAAGCGATGTCGCCTTTGAAGGTGCTCCATGAAGTTAGCACTCCTGTAATTTGGGTCTCCCCATGGCATTGAGGCACAAATTGGGCAAAccttcaagagaaaaacaaaaaagccaattAAGCCCCAATGGTTAAATGCTTTAACATTTACCGTAGGAAGGGCAGGACAGAGACAGCATGGAAGACTGAAGTTTGAGGTTTGTGACAATCACTATTCTATATGCAAAGTGATGTCAAATAGTTTGCTGGGACATTTAATACAAAAGCCTCAGATAACCCTGAATAATTTTAGTTCATGTCTTAGATCTCTGAAATGGAATGGCTTACTCTTCTCCCCACATTCTGAAAATGAGAATTCACTACAGCTGTTTGCTTTAGAAGATTTCAGTCTTTATTTCTCAGTAACAGAAAAGTTTCCTTGACCTCCTTCACAAAGATCACttctctccaaaagaaaaaaggaacttttttcctaaataatttgGAATTCcaaaaaactttccagaaaaatgAACGTTTCAAATTCAGTTCCATGTTTTGCAATTCCTCTTATATGAGAGGGAGTATCAGCAGATAAAGATTACTAGAATGATATACTATTTTTTGCAAGCATTTGTCCCAATGGTTTATAGTATCTTCTTGCTGAaaacagcagaggggaaaatTAAACgtctgacttcttttaaaattatatttgattAATTTGATGTTTGTTACTGTGCCTAATTAACTTTGAATGTCTGccatttttcaaatatgaaaggAGAATGTGACATAGCTGCAATAGGAATAGAGACTAGTCATCTCCAGAGAACGTATCAAAAACTAACATCAAAATTATGTAAAAGTTAAATGCATGAACAGCATACCCACATTTTACTTTAACAGGAATAATTATAAATATGTACTTAACTTCAAGAGTCTCTAATTCATTGTTTCAAAGGGATTTAAGACTAGACTTCATTGCAATTCTTGCACCAAGACTTTTTATTACCACTTGTTTTGCATCCATGCTGTGCAATGTTTTGCAGTGTTCAACTAGTCCTTCTTGATCAAAGTTTTTCTCGCTGCAATACGGACAAGGAAAGGTAAAGCGATTTGGGAAGTTCCTGGTTGGGGCGATAAAAAGAGGTTATTTACCAttgcaagaaaattaaaagtaaaaacttTAGGATTCAATACTCAAAAGTTGTCTTACCAGCTCTTAAGAATACAAATTATTCAAAACAATAATCTTATTCTATGCAATTAAGACAAGCTAATTTTAACAATCAGTTTGTAAATTCCTAACAATGGCTTAAGGAACTCTTTAATATCACCCATATTTACACAGAACAATAGTTGTTCTACAAATGTTAAGAATGCCatttatcacctttttttttttttttttaaaatacacagggGACCTACCACCCAGTATGCTACAATACAGATGAGTGTACTGCAATCAATTCTGACTTCCCTTCATTATAAGTTACTACAATCAAGAGATAGAAAGATAAAGGTCTTATTCAAAAAATAGCTACTTTTACCAAGTACCCTGATCTTAAAGATGTCTTGTGCATGGACTAAGTAGAAAGAAGAGCAGCTTGTCTGTGCACAGTGAGTTGCAGGATTAAGGCTTAGTTTTTAAACTATGTGAAAGGATTAGAACAACTAACACGCAAACTGAGCAAAGAGGTAAAGTCTGCTTatacttcaaatttttttttttgtgacaaaaaaagtatttccagaaAAGAGCTAGTTACCTGGTGTTGTGAAATGGTTCTTTAGTTACGGCTTTCACGCCCTCCATTATGTAATTCTGGTACTTTGAACAAGAAGCTGCATGGCTACGCATCTTTGAGAGATACATCTGTGCAGGCAACAATAGCATAGCAAGGTTAATTTACACATAAATAAACACGTAAAACACGTAAATAAACGCGTAAAACAAAGGAGCTTTCTGCAGacagtgtgtcatggtttaaccccagccagcaaccaagtaccacacagccacttgctcactcctccctacTCCCAGCggtatggggaggagaatcgaaagaatgaaataaaactcataggctgagataagaacggtttaataactaaagtaaaataaaatataatagcaacaacaataataaagtataataataaatgtaatgaaagggaaaacaaaaatgagagtaataaaacccaagaaaagacaagtgatgcacaatgcaattgctcaccacccactgatcgacacccGAGCAGCGATtcacccctcccggccaactcccccaatttatatactgggcatgaccttctatggtatagaatatccctttggctagttcgggccagctgtcctggccatgctcactcccagcttcttgtgcacctgctcactggcagagcatgggaaactgaaaaatccttgacttaggataagcactacttagcaacaactaaaacatcagcgtgttatcaacattattctcacactaaatccaaaacacactgtaccagctattaggaagaaaattatcccagccaaaaccaggacacagcgtTACCCAAACAGTTCAGATGGCGAGGCAGAAAGCTTTGAGATTATAGATTAGTTAACCTGTAACTTTGCTGCCTGtaatattttacaaatacaaCACTGTTCAGGACAGCTCACTTTTCTTAACCTATActatagtataaaaaaaaaaaaaagcaaaaaaaagctttatataaAGCCAGTTTACCTGGTCACTGAGAAGAAAAGACAGTGTATAGAAAATTTGGCTTTTAGCACAGATCTTGGTGTAGATTGATTGCTAATTTTCAATCCCATTAATGAAAATTCAAATTTACAGTAAGAAAATCTGTGATTCAAGGCACTACAGTTTTCTATCAGCTGGAATGAAGACAGAATGAAGACACTACCcagaaataaaaagtgaaattaacTGAACTGTTACCCTCACCTTAGTGTGTCTAAttatcctttttttgttgttttgccacCTGCTAAGGTATTTTCTTATACATTCAATTAACACTAAGCAACCCAACTttacaaagagaaaggaaataacagGAAGGATGCCATACAGGTATACAACATGCAGGACACTAACAAACAGTAAGTCTATGGAATGCACCACCCATACAAGACAACTTTGACTCATAagtatttcaaacaaacaaacaaaaaatttctgtttaagaGCCAGAGAGACCACTATCCTAAACCCATGTCCACATTACAATGTTCCTCCCACAGAGACATGTTCACAGAAGCAACTTCAGAAGCaatatttttctataattttaaaatCGGTATCTTTCATTTGAAATTCACTTCCTGAAGAGGTAACAATAAAAAACTGTGGAAAGAACATCAACATTTGGGTGCTGCCTATATAAAATATCTTTAGCACTTATCAGAACAAACATTTTGACCTGATTCTGCAGAAAGCTGAAGAGCAAGCACTTTATTTCCTTCTAAGCAGTATAGCTGAGCAGGCACACCTCATGCACTTAATTTCCAAATACGTTCATACTTTTTTATTGCAGCCATTGCAAGTGGTTTCTGTCGTTTCAATTTGCTTTTCCAGGTCCAGAGCTCTGCTACCAGGCGATAGGGTGCTGCGGCAGACACCACAAACTGGCTTTTTCGGCTTAAGACATTCCTGCAGGCACGGAGTGCAAAAGCTAGGGTGGGAGAAAAACAGTAGGTGGTGAGAACAGCCCTCCTGAACACGAAGCATAAATATCCACAGCCCTTACATGTCTTCTGCTCTAAGCAATAACAGAGTCTCAAGAAATGTTATCTAATAAAACAGCAACCTGTTGACATTTGTGCATGAAGGGATGAGTAGCATTCTAGTTTGTCATGCTCAGAGTTATTAGCTTTTGGACAGTGCTCTGCTCCCTCAGTTTCTACATCTTTCAGGAGAGAAAGGAATCAAAAGTGAAAGAATATTAGcgttttttccctgctgtttttttTGTCCCCCTCTCTTCTTTCACGGAAGCCTCAGGCCACCCTAAGACGCTGCTGAAGAGCGGAGCTGCCTGCGGAGCTGCCGGGTCCTCAGGCAGCGCTGCCTGACCCCACCACCTCCAGCGGGATCCAGCCCCCGCCGCGCAGGCGGCGGCCTTGCCcatcccgccccgccccgctcccgagGGAGCGAAAGGGGAGGGCCAGGGCCAGCCGAGCCACGGCTCCCTCCCAAGGCCTCGCAGCCTACGGCCCAGGAAGGCGCCTGCgggcccagccccagctccagtcCCCTCCCGCCGAGGGCTGAGAGGGCCCCAAACCGCCACCGCCTCAGGCCCCCGCACCGCGCCGCCGGCAGCCGCTCACACGTGTCCGCAGGGCACGCGCACCGGACTCTCGTACACCTCTAGGCACACGGGGCAGGTGAAGCGCGACAGTGGGTCGTGCCGCCGCTCCGGGGAGCGAGAAGAGCCGCCGCCACCGGCCACCGCCATCttcccgccgccgcgccccgccccgccagccaACCGAGGAGCAGGCGGTGCGCGGGCGCAGCACCGCCCCTGCCGCCGAGACACCGCCCCCCGAGGCGTGGTCACGCCGAGTGGGCGTGACACAACACGGCAGGGGGGCGTGGCCAGGAGCTACCCCGCCCCCGAAGCGCCGGTCCCGCCCCGGCGGCGCCTcagcggcggcggggacgcgcTCAAGGCCGGCGGGAGGGGGGAACGGGGGAGGGAGAGCGGGCGGCGGGGACGCGCTCaaggccggcggggggggggggaacgggggagGGAGAGCGGGCAGCGCTTCCGCAGCGCGCCTGGGGAACGGGCGATTTCAACAGCAGCCCAGCGCCACGGCCGAGGAGCCGCGGACAGCGGCAACAGGCTGGGCGTCTCACCGCGGGCTCACGGCTCGGCCCGGTGCGTGCTGGATCCGTCCCGTTGCGAGCGGTGGAGGGGCCGGTGCGCGGCCGAGCAGCAGGACGCGGTGCTGCTCCCTCCCTCGCTGACCGCTGAGGCTGTTCTGGTTGTGGAAAGACAACCGACCTCTCAAGGGAGGGGCGACGCGGCCCTCCTCTGGGGGCTGCAAGGCGATACAAAAGCTGTTGGTAGCAGAACAGCGCTTTAACGGGCCATCTTTCTTACGGGAAGCGCACAAAGTCATCCCACGTCCATGAAACGGCCGCTTCGTTTCCCGGTAACGTTCCTTCTCGGCCTGGGGGCAGTCCCGGGGCCCGCCGCGGGGGCTGCTCGGGCATTTTGCTCCCACGGACGGCGGCTGCCGCCCGCCTCTGGGGCAGAGACCGGCCCCggtcccccagccccccaccccccgcggCCCCTCCGCCGGGCGGGGCCTGAGGCGGTCGCCCCGCCCCCTCGCTCCCCGCCCCGCTGACGTCACGCGGCGGAAGCGCTCCCCGCGGTAGGAGGTGGTGCCCCGCCCCTCCCGGCATCCACTTCCGGGGCGCCGCTGTCAGCTGCCCCCTCCCGCTGGCCGGCGGCAGCCTCCAGGCCGGTGCCGGGAAGGCCGTAGCCGTGAGGGCGGGCGTGCCCCGCCGCTGGCCAGCCGGCAGCCcttccggggcggggggggtggccTCTGTTGGGACGTCGCGGGAGCGCGTGAGGGGCCGAGGGGGTCCGCAGTCCGCATCCGGGTCACCGGGCGCTTCCGGCTTGAGCGGCGGCGGGTCCCGGGCGGCTGGCGCGGCCCGGCGCGGAGCGGTGAGGGACGGGCCCGGCCCGCGGGGTGGaggcggcgggggtgggggtgggccGGCTCTGCCCGCCCGGGCTGCGGGCCCTCGGCGCCGCGCCGGCTgctgaggggagggggcggcgggttTGCCTGGGGCGTGGGCTGCGGTGGGCGCTGCGCCCCTTTACCGGCGAGAGGCTGGAGGGAAGCCCCCGTggggccggccccggggctcgGTGGTCAGCGAGTGCCGCTCACGCCGGGGAGGCGAAGGCGGTGTCCCGGGGCCGTGCCCGCGGCTCCGGGCAGCGGCCGGCCCCGTCCCGCTTTCCCGGCCGGGCTGGGCGTCTCTGCAACAAGTGTCTGCGTGAGAACCGAGGAGCGAAACGGCTTCAGCCGGGTGTTAATTTGTGTGttgttccttctctctcccttgtTTTATGGTCTGAAATTCCTCAGCGATGCGGTGTCCTCTGGTGCCACTAAATAGCCTTTGTATCGGGgatcattttcttttcaagtgtttGGTGGAAGTCTGGCGTTTCTGGCCTCCTTAGCGTGGGTCAGGAGAAGGTTGTACCTGTCCTGTGTCCCTCCCCTACTGCCGTGGAGGTTTTTGCGTGATTGTGCCCTGCCAAGCAGTCCAGGGTAGCAGAGCATTGGTTCCCTCAGCTGAGGTTTTGACCCAGGAGATGGATAGAAGCGTTTCCTTGTCTCACCAGCAGAAACTAGATTCTGACCAGAACTTATTATTCATGCATCTTCGTGAAATCTTGAGGTTTTCAGTCAATAATTTGCAGTAAAAGAGCCTTGTTACCTTATCTGTTCCATCAGCCAGTGTGCTTCTTAAAACTATATTTATCTGTGCCTGCTCCCATATTGAGGTTTTTATCGAGCCTTGTAACCATGGTTGTTAGCTGTTCGGAGCCTTCCTGGCGCTGGGTGGGCTGGCTGGGACGGGGATGTTTTGCTTCTGGAAGCTCTGCatgcagaggagcagctctgcaaaggCTTGCTGGGTTGTTCggtttgttgtgttttgcttttcgGCTGTGTGAACTCTGACTTGTATACAAACCGCAAGTCGAAATCAGAGCTGGCAGTGGCTTTGAGTATCACGGTCGATAAGGCCTTGATGAAGGACTTTGCTTTCATTTGGGGACTTTCCTAATCCTGACGTCTTGTACATGTAGCCAAGCACTTTTGTTTAGTAGTTATTAACAGTGGAGGTGGAAGAACTGTAAATAGTTAATCCAGCTCCTTGTCAGCACAGGATCATTCCTTGTCCTGGGCTTGTATTACTGATGTGCCAGACAAAGAGCTTTCTCTGAAATTCTCTTGCGGAGCTCTTCTTGCTAAGGAACAGACATTCTGTTGTCTTTGTCCACAGACTTCATCTTGCACGACTTAAGGAGGAAAGATCTCGGGAAGGGAGAAGGGTTTACTCCTGTCCCTTATGCTCAGATGTTAATTTAGAACTCCACATTTCCTGTGATTCATAGCTTGTCTCTTGACATTGGTGCGATTTCTGATTGTGAAAAAAACGAGAGCAGTGTACCTTTGAGCAGAAATTGAACTGCTAGTTAACTATCGCACATGGTATTGTCATTAAGTGCAGCCTTTCATGAAGTAATATTAACTGCTAGGCTGTTGattttttcgtttgtttgttttcctggccTCTTGGTTGTTGGTTTGTGGTCCCCCTCGTGTCCCCCCATGTATTTTGTGTTATGGCTCCTTTCATTCAGTTAATTTTGGTCTTAACagtgattttcattttaacaggAGCGTGTGGGGGCATCGATCAGTATTCTAGCAGCTGCAATTAATATTGGGTGgaaagtattttctgaagtgctgtttCAGACTGACTACAACCGAAACAGTGCATTGAtttctcctgcctcccctccccttgGTTCACAGTTGGGAAGTCTGTAAGGGCTGtatcatgtttttatttaaaaaactaagCCTGTGGTCTGCTTTTTGATCTGAAGTTCCTCAGGCAGTCGAGATGGAGTCCATTGGCCTGTTAATTACCTTGGTTTTGGTAAAGTAGCATTAGGAAGCTTCTTTTGTCACCAGCTTTTTCTGTGCAGTATGTGAGCTCAGTGAGATGAAAATGTACATCAGTAAATATATAAAAGGAACTATCCCAGGAAACAAAAGGATACATATTGTAAAAACAGAAATGATTCTGCTTTGTTCTAATAAAGCTGCTAAAAATGGCAGgtatagcttttttttctgaaaagatttcaATCTTCTTTGCAGCTGCCAGCGTTCAGCTGAAACTTTGGCTGTAGTTTGCAGCAATCAGGGGAGTGTGTTCTCTGTAGGATGGCTGCagagctctcccagcagagcagTGGCCTGGGGGTGCCGTCAGGTGGAATGTGAGTGGCAGTCAAAAGCctagaaaatgttaaaaataaaaaggcaaagttAATTAATATGCTCACTCTAGGGGCAGTTCTGTGCCACTAGGGGAAAAGAAGAGTAGATGCTTTCCCAAGTTGAGCAAAATGAAACTTCTTTGTGGGATTTTTTAATGATTATATCACTGTGcagggcaaaaaaaacccaaaccactgaaACAGCGACTGattaaaataatgtttgtgtAAGTTGTTTGCACTGAAAgggcaaaataaaatgcagagaagaGACCATAAAAACTCGTGCTTCTCCTTTAAGTTTTTTGCTGTGAGTAGCTTTTGCCTTGGTTTCCTAAGCCAAGGAGCCCTCAGTCTGGGCTTGAGCCTACACACCAGCGGTATTGTGTCGAACTTTCAGTGCCTTGCTTGATGTAGGTCTGTTGTGCTGTTTTAGGCAGATAACTGGAAGAGGAGTAGACAATGGCAGTGAAGGCAGGACAACAGCATTTCCGTAGACTTACGCTTTTTCAGAAACTTAGAGGCTGttctgggagctgctgccctctGAACCATTTTATA
This region of Harpia harpyja isolate bHarHar1 chromosome 1, bHarHar1 primary haplotype, whole genome shotgun sequence genomic DNA includes:
- the RNF114 gene encoding E3 ubiquitin-protein ligase RNF114, which translates into the protein MAVAGGGGSSRSPERRHDPLSRFTCPVCLEVYESPVRVPCGHVFCTPCLQECLKPKKPVCGVCRSTLSPGSRALDLEKQIETTETTCNGCNKKMYLSKMRSHAASCSKYQNYIMEGVKAVTKEPFHNTRNFPNRFTFPCPYCSEKNFDQEGLVEHCKTLHSMDAKQVVCPICASMPWGDPNYRSANFMEHLQRRHRFSYDTFVDYDADEDDMMAQVLMRSLRDK